From a single Bradyrhizobium sediminis genomic region:
- a CDS encoding peptidoglycan recognition protein family protein, producing MNVRLPAMALAAIMIVAPAAAQTPDLGTIAKASGTPDIPGLKMVWLAPWGEVAKAHPWRNIIVHQTEGPAGSARGGAQAQARNPTRRGVTVWVETDGTVYWAVAENLVPTHGDGANRNDNKYIDNRPTFRQVVGANSIGVEFAGNYPDVARGPTEAQIEAWRILVKLLRARYGIPLERVYAHNWIDYKDARYCEGCALATLARQWGE from the coding sequence ATGAACGTTCGCCTGCCAGCGATGGCGCTCGCCGCCATCATGATCGTTGCTCCGGCCGCCGCGCAGACGCCCGACCTCGGGACCATCGCGAAGGCGTCGGGCACGCCCGACATTCCCGGACTGAAGATGGTCTGGCTGGCGCCCTGGGGCGAGGTCGCAAAGGCCCATCCCTGGCGCAACATCATCGTGCACCAGACCGAGGGACCGGCCGGCTCGGCGCGCGGCGGCGCGCAGGCGCAGGCCAGGAACCCGACGCGGCGCGGCGTCACCGTCTGGGTCGAAACCGACGGCACGGTGTACTGGGCGGTGGCGGAGAATCTGGTGCCGACCCATGGCGACGGCGCCAACCGCAACGACAACAAATACATCGACAACCGCCCGACCTTCCGCCAGGTGGTGGGCGCCAATTCGATCGGGGTGGAATTCGCCGGCAATTATCCCGATGTCGCGCGCGGCCCGACCGAGGCGCAGATCGAGGCGTGGCGAATTCTGGTGAAGCTGCTGAGGGCCCGCTACGGCATCCCGCTCGAGCGGGTCTATGCCCATAACTGGATCGACTACAAGGACGCCCGCTATTGCGAAGGCTGCGCGCTGGCGACGCTGGCGAGGCAGTGGGGAGAGTAG
- a CDS encoding CBS domain-containing protein, translating to MKVKDVMHKGVDWVSPNTPVTELAKLMRGHDIGCVPIGEDDQLIGMVTDRDIVCKGLANNGFDAGRAKARDVMTEGIHCCREDDDLAKAVHHMETLKIRRLPVINKSKRMVGMISLGDVSHSASVDLLSECVKSVSAHH from the coding sequence ATGAAAGTCAAAGACGTGATGCACAAGGGTGTCGACTGGGTCAGCCCCAACACACCCGTTACCGAACTCGCGAAATTGATGCGGGGCCATGACATCGGCTGCGTCCCGATCGGGGAGGACGACCAACTGATCGGGATGGTGACCGACCGCGACATCGTCTGCAAAGGGCTGGCGAACAACGGCTTCGATGCCGGCCGCGCCAAGGCGCGCGATGTGATGACCGAAGGCATCCATTGTTGCCGGGAGGACGATGACCTCGCAAAGGCGGTGCATCACATGGAGACGCTGAAGATCCGCAGGCTGCCGGTGATCAACAAGAGCAAGCGAATGGTCGGCATGATCAGTCTGGGTGACGTCAGCCACTCGGCATCAGTTGATTTGCTGTCCGAGTGCGTCAAGAGCGTTTCGGCCCATCACTGA
- a CDS encoding type II toxin-antitoxin system RelE/ParE family toxin, giving the protein MRLRYTLPALADLASILDFVADRSPQGAGRIHMRIHAVTDLLLRYPLAGALTDDPAVRRITTTPYPYLIFYEANRRRNHHSRGAPRCARPFRQYAIGVSSRRIFVWVGPALAPAARNWTLHHSGFGSPKSPLKKLPATSLSLQHTAKRCAITIRQFRRLLTDGIGPLLISFGCAPFAKATHFISSSSLRASPNSA; this is encoded by the coding sequence ATGAGGCTGCGCTATACGCTACCTGCGCTCGCCGATCTTGCATCGATTCTGGACTTCGTCGCCGATCGCTCCCCGCAGGGAGCTGGGCGCATCCATATGCGAATTCACGCGGTCACTGATCTGCTCCTGCGGTACCCATTGGCTGGCGCCTTGACCGACGACCCCGCCGTTCGACGCATCACAACGACGCCCTACCCATACCTCATATTCTACGAGGCGAACCGACGCCGAAATCATCATTCACGCGGTGCGCCACGGTGCGCGCGACCCTTCCGACAATATGCGATCGGAGTGAGTTCTCGCAGAATCTTCGTTTGGGTTGGGCCAGCTTTGGCACCTGCGGCGCGGAATTGGACGCTGCATCATAGCGGTTTTGGCTCCCCTAAGAGTCCTCTAAAAAAGTTGCCCGCAACTTCGCTGTCCTTGCAGCACACCGCGAAGCGTTGCGCCATCACAATTCGCCAATTTCGCCGCCTGTTAACTGACGGGATTGGTCCGTTGCTGATTTCTTTTGGTTGCGCGCCGTTTGCGAAAGCCACTCACTTCATCTCTTCCAGCAGCCTCCGCGCTTCCCCCAACAGCGCCTGA
- a CDS encoding HGGxSTG domain-containing protein has product MNDHARNTGPMLASPRCGAKTRFDGTCRSPAVHGKKRCRMHGAAQGSGAPRANQNARKHGLFTGNAIAERRQIQALLGEARRLLEEMK; this is encoded by the coding sequence ATGAACGATCATGCCCGCAATACCGGCCCGATGCTGGCGAGCCCGCGTTGCGGCGCCAAAACCCGTTTCGACGGCACGTGTCGCTCGCCGGCGGTGCACGGCAAAAAGCGCTGCCGCATGCACGGCGCCGCCCAGGGATCCGGCGCGCCAAGGGCCAACCAGAACGCGCGCAAGCATGGCCTGTTCACCGGGAATGCGATCGCCGAGCGCAGGCAGATTCAGGCGCTGTTGGGGGAAGCGCGGAGGCTGCTGGAAGAGATGAAGTGA
- a CDS encoding UPF0182 family membrane protein produces the protein MTIGITGPERKVPRQSAVVGLIIAAVFVGIGLILLWLASDFLVDWLWFSSIGYLQVFWTTIGAKAVVLLAVWTGTAVILWLNGWLAVRFARRQPTQSVPAFIWNLAGNVPPPDLLALMRDRLPWARVIGGGAGLLALLVAAAEVGNWGVILQFFYHVPYGADDPLFDKDIGFYLFVLPAYILIKNWMLLTLVLSAFFAATVYWVHGDIEYDLHRRSISPTAIAHGSALLGLLFVVKAWSYGLDRYLLLYGDNGVVVGASYTDVHVGIPGLWLLIGLSIVAAFAAWANLRVRTYWLPAAAFILVGLGSFVLSGAVPVLFRQFFVKPSELQLEKPYIERSIALTRQAYNLDRIAAKPFAAEQKLTFKTLEANKATIENIRLWDWLPLSDTYAQLQEIRTYYKFHHLDVDRYWLDGSYQSVMLSARELRPALLPPNAQTWVNRHVLFTHGTGAVMSPVTRKSAEGLPFLYLRDIPPVADGGPPIHEPRIYYGEERDSYVIVKGSTPEFDYPKGKDNVYAAYDGTGGVPIGAMVWRGLFAYYFNDPNLLLSSYITADSRIMIRRNIQERVRTIAPFLRLDHDPYLVISNGRMFWMQDAYTTSSYFPSAQPAQDLDLNYIRNSVKVVVDAYNGTVDFYLMDTRDPVAATYQRIFPGLFKPFAAMPSDLQKHIRYPEDLFLIQARLYQTYHMEAAEVFYNREDLWQFPRQPGGGGTAVMAPYYIIMRLPGEPHAEFFLMLPMVPSRRDNMIAWLAARCDGPDYGKLIVYEFPKEKLVYGPFQIEARINQSTDISQQITLWNQMGSRVIRGANLLVIPIENSILYVTPLYLRAEHGHLPELKRVIAAYGEHVVMKETLAEALSALFMEPGAAPAVSGTAEEMPARRPAASQAREALDRYNQAVERLKSGDWKGFGTQFDAMRELLEEMNRHSTGH, from the coding sequence ATGACGATCGGGATTACCGGACCCGAACGGAAGGTGCCAAGGCAAAGCGCCGTGGTCGGGTTGATCATTGCGGCCGTCTTCGTCGGCATTGGCCTGATCCTGCTTTGGCTCGCGAGCGACTTCCTGGTTGACTGGCTGTGGTTTTCCTCGATCGGCTATCTGCAGGTTTTCTGGACGACGATCGGCGCTAAAGCCGTCGTCCTTCTTGCGGTCTGGACGGGAACTGCGGTCATCCTTTGGCTGAACGGATGGCTCGCGGTGCGTTTTGCCCGCCGGCAGCCGACGCAATCTGTCCCGGCCTTCATCTGGAATCTCGCGGGCAACGTGCCGCCCCCCGACCTGTTGGCGCTGATGCGCGATCGGTTGCCATGGGCCCGGGTTATCGGGGGCGGTGCAGGGTTGCTCGCTCTGCTGGTTGCCGCGGCAGAAGTCGGCAATTGGGGCGTCATCCTGCAGTTCTTCTATCATGTCCCCTATGGTGCAGACGACCCGCTGTTCGACAAGGACATCGGTTTCTATCTCTTCGTGCTGCCGGCCTATATCCTCATCAAGAACTGGATGCTGCTCACTCTCGTTCTGAGCGCGTTCTTCGCCGCAACGGTCTACTGGGTGCATGGCGACATCGAATACGACCTTCATCGCCGATCGATATCGCCGACCGCAATTGCCCACGGTTCGGCGTTGCTCGGTCTCCTCTTCGTCGTGAAGGCCTGGTCCTACGGTCTCGACCGCTATCTGCTGCTCTATGGCGACAACGGCGTCGTCGTCGGCGCAAGCTACACCGACGTACACGTGGGGATACCGGGTCTGTGGCTGTTGATCGGGCTCTCGATCGTCGCGGCGTTCGCCGCGTGGGCAAACCTCCGGGTGCGCACCTACTGGCTTCCTGCCGCCGCGTTCATACTTGTCGGCCTCGGCTCGTTCGTGCTGTCCGGTGCAGTCCCGGTGCTGTTCCGGCAATTTTTCGTCAAACCGAGCGAGTTGCAGCTGGAGAAGCCCTACATCGAACGCAGCATCGCGCTCACCCGGCAGGCATACAATCTCGATCGGATCGCAGCCAAGCCGTTTGCTGCCGAACAGAAGCTTACCTTCAAGACGCTCGAGGCCAACAAAGCGACAATCGAAAATATCAGGCTATGGGACTGGCTGCCCTTGTCGGATACCTACGCGCAACTGCAGGAGATCCGCACCTACTACAAATTCCATCATCTCGACGTCGATCGCTACTGGCTCGATGGCTCCTACCAGAGCGTAATGCTTTCGGCGCGCGAACTGCGGCCCGCCTTGCTGCCGCCGAATGCCCAGACCTGGGTCAACCGCCATGTGCTGTTCACGCACGGCACCGGCGCGGTGATGAGCCCGGTCACCCGCAAGAGCGCCGAAGGGCTGCCATTCCTCTATTTGCGCGACATCCCTCCCGTCGCGGACGGCGGCCCTCCGATCCATGAGCCGCGCATCTACTACGGCGAAGAGCGCGACAGCTACGTCATCGTCAAGGGGAGCACGCCGGAGTTCGATTATCCGAAGGGGAAAGACAACGTCTATGCCGCCTATGACGGTACCGGCGGCGTACCGATCGGAGCGATGGTGTGGAGAGGCCTGTTCGCCTACTACTTCAACGACCCGAACCTGCTGCTCTCAAGTTACATCACCGCCGACAGCCGGATCATGATCCGGCGCAATATCCAGGAACGGGTACGGACGATCGCTCCGTTCCTCAGGCTCGATCACGATCCCTATCTGGTCATCAGCAATGGGCGGATGTTCTGGATGCAGGACGCCTACACGACGAGTTCCTATTTCCCCTCCGCGCAGCCGGCGCAAGACCTGGATCTCAACTACATCCGCAATTCGGTGAAGGTCGTCGTCGATGCCTATAACGGCACCGTCGATTTCTATCTGATGGACACCCGCGACCCCGTCGCCGCGACCTACCAGCGCATCTTTCCGGGCTTGTTCAAGCCGTTCGCGGCCATGCCTTCGGACTTGCAGAAGCACATTCGCTATCCGGAGGACCTGTTCCTGATTCAGGCGCGGCTGTATCAGACCTACCACATGGAGGCGGCCGAGGTTTTCTATAACCGCGAAGATCTCTGGCAATTCCCGCGCCAGCCGGGCGGCGGCGGCACCGCAGTGATGGCGCCCTATTACATCATCATGCGGCTGCCCGGGGAGCCGCATGCCGAGTTCTTCCTCATGCTCCCGATGGTGCCGAGCCGCCGCGACAACATGATCGCGTGGCTCGCCGCGCGCTGCGATGGGCCCGACTACGGCAAGCTGATCGTTTACGAATTTCCCAAGGAGAAGCTTGTCTACGGGCCGTTCCAGATCGAGGCGCGGATCAATCAGAGCACCGATATCTCCCAGCAGATCACGCTGTGGAACCAGATGGGCTCGCGGGTGATCCGCGGTGCGAACCTGCTTGTGATCCCGATCGAGAACTCGATCCTTTACGTGACGCCGCTCTATTTGCGGGCGGAGCACGGACACCTGCCGGAGCTGAAACGCGTGATCGCAGCCTATGGTGAACATGTGGTGATGAAGGAGACGCTGGCCGAAGCCTTGTCGGCGCTGTTCATGGAGCCCGGCGCCGCGCCGGCGGTTTCGGGCACGGCAGAGGAGATGCCCGCCAGACGCCCGGCGGCAAGCCAGGCACGGGAGGCGCTGGATCGCTACAATCAGGCAGTGGAGCGATTGAAGTCCGGAGATTGGAAAGGCTTCGGCACGCAGTTCGATGCCATGCGCGAGCTTCTGGAGGAAATGAACCGACACTCCACCGGCCACTAG
- a CDS encoding J domain-containing protein, with product MTLYELLGALPNDDAEGLRTAFRRAVKGAHPDIRPGDPDAAWNFRRIVRAHEILGDAEQRAAYDHLLDLAHIEAASANGHATAARIHKLASGVIALAAASVVTVGGYVLFMHMSSAMVAPADRPAMHASASVDPAPPPVTTGKGASLAKDEGAGIPAEAGGPDTDVPKANAGNIPAAKVGPALDLATRDARPSRARSALTHRNGNPNRAVAAPNQASLLDPNMTAARNDRGIMFHRLRRFERAFADIAPTNRVENQIEKPVRVKPASATAAAPRLGPAAVARPVIPVPRPRMMAQDPSRQESMTAVLH from the coding sequence ATGACGCTTTACGAATTGCTCGGCGCTCTTCCGAACGATGATGCGGAAGGTCTGCGGACAGCATTCCGCAGAGCCGTCAAGGGCGCTCACCCCGATATCCGTCCCGGCGATCCCGATGCGGCCTGGAACTTCAGGCGGATCGTCCGTGCCCACGAAATCCTCGGTGACGCGGAGCAGCGCGCCGCCTACGACCATCTGCTCGATCTCGCGCACATCGAAGCAGCATCGGCGAACGGGCACGCCACCGCCGCCCGGATTCACAAGCTCGCCTCCGGCGTGATCGCGCTTGCCGCAGCCTCGGTGGTAACCGTCGGTGGCTATGTGCTGTTCATGCACATGTCGTCGGCAATGGTTGCGCCGGCAGACAGACCCGCCATGCACGCATCGGCTTCCGTCGATCCGGCACCGCCGCCGGTCACGACCGGCAAGGGCGCTTCACTGGCGAAAGACGAGGGTGCAGGCATTCCCGCCGAAGCCGGCGGGCCGGACACCGACGTCCCCAAGGCCAATGCCGGGAATATCCCGGCGGCCAAGGTCGGCCCGGCACTCGACCTCGCCACCCGCGATGCCAGGCCCTCCCGGGCGCGGAGTGCTCTCACCCACCGCAACGGCAATCCGAACCGCGCCGTCGCCGCCCCCAATCAGGCCAGCCTGCTCGATCCGAACATGACGGCCGCCCGCAACGACCGCGGCATCATGTTCCATCGGTTGCGCCGATTCGAGCGCGCCTTCGCGGACATAGCGCCGACGAACCGGGTCGAGAACCAGATCGAAAAGCCGGTCCGCGTCAAACCTGCGTCGGCGACGGCGGCCGCGCCGCGCCTCGGCCCGGCCGCCGTTGCACGTCCGGTGATACCGGTGCCCCGTCCACGAATGATGGCGCAGGATCCGTCGCGGCAGGAAAGCATGACGGCGGTGCTGCACTAA
- a CDS encoding serine hydrolase domain-containing protein → MSGRELSYRCVACAKSPGERPAFAESPLPNRARNSLLSRRDALLRTAGLAVAGLIPAASLHGVAAPLRKPVRSGEIGAALQAKVDAGEIPGVVAMAANERSVVYEGAFGTRNMATATPMSADTVFRIASMVKLLTSVAALQLVERGKLKLDEPAAHIDERLGSAKVLAGFDAKGLPQLRPPHKPVTLRHLLSHTSGFSYPLWDPNVVRYLKVARNHPALPRRPLMFEPGARWAYGGSLDEVGRLVEIAGGKSIDQYFRDHILGPLGMNDTAFAITDEQRARQASLHVRGADGRLLPQPLEKPTARNAPTGGGGIYSTAPDYLTLLQALLNDGSLGGTRILRPQTVALMSANQIGNLEAGILKTANPALSNDVDFFPGVRLRWGLGHMINVDPVPDGRNAGSLTWAGLFNTYYWIDPTMRVAGVIMMQILPFADPQALKAYRQFERGICHAVRPA, encoded by the coding sequence GTGTCCGGCCGCGAGCTAAGCTATCGATGTGTTGCCTGCGCGAAGTCCCCTGGGGAGAGACCGGCCTTTGCGGAATCCCCGCTGCCAAATCGAGCGAGAAATTCTTTGCTCAGTCGGCGTGATGCATTGTTGCGAACGGCGGGGCTTGCGGTCGCGGGCTTAATTCCTGCCGCGTCGCTGCACGGCGTCGCCGCGCCGCTGCGCAAGCCGGTTCGGAGCGGGGAGATTGGTGCGGCATTGCAGGCGAAAGTCGACGCCGGTGAAATACCGGGTGTCGTCGCGATGGCTGCGAATGAACGGTCGGTCGTCTATGAGGGTGCGTTCGGCACCCGCAACATGGCCACGGCGACGCCGATGTCGGCCGACACGGTCTTCCGCATCGCCTCGATGGTCAAGCTGCTGACGTCGGTGGCGGCCTTGCAACTGGTGGAGCGGGGCAAGTTGAAGCTGGACGAGCCGGCTGCCCACATCGACGAACGGCTCGGTTCGGCCAAGGTCCTCGCCGGCTTCGATGCGAAAGGCCTTCCGCAGCTGAGACCGCCGCACAAACCCGTCACGCTGCGCCATCTCTTGTCGCACACCTCCGGCTTCAGCTATCCGCTGTGGGACCCGAATGTCGTTCGCTACCTCAAGGTCGCCCGTAACCATCCGGCGCTGCCTCGCCGGCCGCTGATGTTCGAGCCGGGGGCAAGATGGGCCTATGGTGGCAGCCTCGATGAGGTGGGCCGGCTGGTTGAAATCGCCGGCGGCAAGAGCATCGACCAGTATTTTCGCGACCACATCCTTGGCCCGCTCGGCATGAACGACACGGCCTTCGCGATCACCGACGAGCAGCGCGCGCGCCAGGCCAGCCTGCATGTCCGGGGTGCGGACGGCAGGCTTCTGCCGCAGCCGCTGGAAAAGCCGACCGCACGGAACGCGCCCACGGGCGGAGGCGGCATCTATTCGACGGCGCCGGATTACCTGACGCTGCTGCAGGCGCTGCTGAATGACGGAAGCCTTGGCGGCACGCGCATCCTGCGGCCGCAGACCGTCGCCCTGATGTCCGCAAACCAGATCGGCAACCTTGAGGCCGGCATCCTCAAGACGGCGAATCCGGCGCTTTCGAACGACGTGGATTTTTTTCCGGGCGTTCGTCTGCGATGGGGGCTCGGCCACATGATCAATGTCGACCCCGTGCCGGACGGCCGCAACGCCGGCAGCCTGACCTGGGCCGGCCTGTTCAACACCTACTACTGGATCGATCCGACGATGCGGGTCGCAGGCGTGATCATGATGCAGATCCTCCCCTTTGCCGACCCGCAGGCCCTGAAGGCCTATCGGCAATTCGAGCGCGGGATTTGTCATGCGGTCAGGCCAGCCTGA
- a CDS encoding RluA family pseudouridine synthase produces the protein MQSSSSNSGQRFRVTVAGDEGSARLDRVLAVRRPELSRSRLKALILAGSVTAGGAPIRDPAYHVTAGDTITIDVPEAVAAEPAGEDIALDIVYEDDDIVVIDKPRGLVVHPAAGHETGTLVNALIAHCGASLSGIGGVKRPGIVHRLDKDTTGLMVVAKNDRAHKSLTEQFADHGRTNEMRRGYLAFVWGVPNRQRGTVDVPIDRHPYAREKMAVREGGREAVTHWEIRETFNGRDGKPVAALLACQLETGRTHQIRVHLAHIGHPLMGDAVYGPHFKTKASHLGPQAQAALAGLGRQALHAYLLALEHPKTGEILHWEADLPEDLLLLQGALRAAL, from the coding sequence ATGCAAAGCTCGTCTTCGAATAGCGGTCAGAGGTTCAGGGTCACCGTCGCCGGCGACGAGGGATCGGCCCGGCTCGACCGCGTGCTGGCGGTGCGCCGTCCGGAGCTGTCGCGCTCGCGGCTGAAAGCGCTGATCCTGGCCGGTTCCGTCACCGCCGGAGGCGCCCCCATCCGCGACCCCGCTTATCATGTCACCGCGGGCGATACGATCACAATCGACGTGCCGGAAGCGGTCGCCGCCGAGCCTGCGGGCGAAGATATCGCGCTCGATATCGTCTACGAGGACGACGACATCGTCGTCATCGACAAGCCCAGGGGCCTCGTGGTGCATCCGGCCGCCGGCCACGAAACCGGCACCCTGGTCAACGCCCTGATCGCCCATTGCGGGGCCAGCCTTTCCGGCATCGGCGGCGTCAAGCGCCCGGGCATCGTGCACCGGCTCGACAAGGACACCACCGGGCTGATGGTGGTGGCCAAGAACGACCGCGCGCATAAATCGCTGACCGAGCAATTCGCCGACCATGGCCGCACCAACGAGATGCGGCGCGGCTATTTGGCCTTCGTCTGGGGCGTGCCGAACCGGCAGCGCGGCACCGTCGACGTGCCGATCGACCGCCACCCCTATGCCCGGGAGAAGATGGCGGTGCGCGAGGGCGGCCGCGAGGCCGTCACCCATTGGGAAATCCGGGAGACCTTCAACGGGCGCGACGGCAAACCGGTCGCCGCCCTGTTGGCCTGCCAGCTCGAGACCGGCCGCACCCACCAGATCCGGGTGCATCTGGCCCATATCGGCCACCCCCTGATGGGCGACGCCGTCTATGGCCCGCACTTCAAGACCAAGGCCAGCCACCTCGGCCCCCAGGCCCAGGCGGCCCTCGCCGGCCTCGGCCGCCAAGCGCTGCACGCATATCTTCTGGCGCTGGAACACCCCAAAACCGGGGAGATTTTGCACTGGGAAGCCGATCTGCCGGAGGATTTGCTTCTCCTGCAAGGCGCCCTGCGAGCGGCGCTATGA
- a CDS encoding VOC family protein has protein sequence MNLDLTRRTLLHLAGASSFAAAAAAAERAEGGGSGGGPTFANRTPMRVGMVTMRVRQLNPVADFYRDVLGLTVMERSATGATLGSGGVKLLVLEARPDATNESRNAAGLYHTAFLMPTRKDLARWLVHAAIHRVPLSGFADHRVSESVYLDDPEGNGIEVYADRDPSLWQWNAGTVTMGTDQLDVDDLVSLTDVSVSDYAAAPEGLRIGHMHLRVGDLAKADGFYRGAIGFDPTRARNGAAFLSSGRYHHHLGLNVWQSAGAGRRDDAATGLAWFSLEIEQPDLFAALEQRLRQAGVEVAAVANGLETADPWGTRLRLVKV, from the coding sequence ATGAACCTCGACCTGACCCGCCGCACCTTGCTGCATCTCGCCGGAGCCTCCTCATTCGCGGCGGCTGCCGCAGCGGCGGAGCGCGCCGAGGGAGGCGGCAGCGGCGGGGGGCCGACCTTCGCCAACCGCACGCCGATGCGCGTCGGCATGGTGACGATGCGCGTCCGCCAGCTCAATCCGGTCGCGGACTTCTACCGCGATGTGCTCGGCCTCACCGTGATGGAACGCTCGGCCACCGGTGCGACGCTCGGTTCGGGCGGGGTGAAGCTCCTGGTGCTGGAGGCGCGTCCGGACGCCACCAACGAATCCCGCAATGCCGCCGGCCTCTATCACACGGCGTTCCTGATGCCGACGCGCAAGGATCTGGCGCGCTGGCTGGTCCATGCCGCGATCCATCGCGTGCCGCTGTCGGGCTTTGCCGATCACCGCGTCAGCGAATCCGTCTATCTCGACGATCCCGAAGGCAACGGCATCGAGGTCTATGCCGATCGCGATCCCTCGCTCTGGCAATGGAACGCCGGAACCGTGACGATGGGGACCGACCAGCTCGATGTCGACGATCTCGTCTCGCTCACCGATGTCAGCGTCAGCGATTATGCCGCGGCGCCGGAGGGCCTGCGCATCGGGCACATGCATCTGCGCGTCGGCGATCTCGCGAAGGCCGACGGCTTCTACCGCGGCGCCATCGGCTTCGATCCGACACGCGCGCGCAACGGCGCCGCGTTCCTGTCCTCGGGGCGCTATCATCACCATCTCGGTCTCAATGTCTGGCAAAGCGCGGGCGCCGGCCGCCGCGACGATGCGGCCACCGGCCTTGCCTGGTTTTCGCTGGAAATCGAGCAGCCGGATTTGTTCGCGGCGCTGGAACAGCGCCTGCGTCAGGCCGGTGTCGAAGTAGCAGCAGTCGCGAACGGGCTCGAGACCGCCGACCCCTGGGGTACGCGGCTGCGTCTCGTCAAGGTCTGA
- a CDS encoding DUF2846 domain-containing protein encodes MGQLYRIVLVFCAVLQLAACAGTSAIESQSKLRDSRLARMYFLREQGVLGALGGAVPAAEIRVDGKPVGSVTNGSYIFVDRPPGLLKLSVQNGISLAFETETRVEAGGTYYFNIGVPKTGAPGMDLLNQAYAGGSGQQMRAQSPLSAGFSGAVLYSLDPSAGAAEIARLKPG; translated from the coding sequence ATGGGGCAACTGTATCGTATCGTCCTGGTGTTTTGTGCTGTCCTTCAACTGGCCGCATGCGCCGGAACTTCAGCGATTGAATCTCAATCAAAACTGAGGGATTCGCGGCTGGCGAGAATGTACTTCCTGCGCGAGCAGGGAGTTCTCGGTGCCTTGGGCGGGGCCGTACCAGCGGCTGAAATAAGAGTTGACGGAAAACCCGTAGGATCGGTGACCAACGGCTCCTACATCTTCGTCGATCGCCCGCCAGGGCTCCTTAAACTGTCTGTCCAGAACGGAATATCACTTGCCTTCGAAACCGAAACCCGGGTCGAGGCCGGTGGGACGTACTATTTTAACATCGGGGTGCCGAAAACGGGGGCTCCGGGAATGGACCTTTTGAATCAGGCCTATGCGGGAGGCAGCGGGCAACAGATGCGTGCTCAATCCCCGCTGAGCGCCGGATTTTCGGGAGCAGTCCTTTACAGTCTCGACCCCTCCGCCGGCGCTGCGGAGATTGCACGCCTAAAGCCGGGCTGA
- the rpoH gene encoding RNA polymerase sigma factor RpoH → MARTATLPVLNGESGLSRYLAEIRKFPMLEPQQEYMFAKRWREHDDRDAAHHLVTSHLRLVAKIAMGYRGYGLPISEVVSEGNVGLMQAVKRFEPEKGFRLATYAMWWIKASIQEYILRSWSLVKMGTTANQKKLFFNLRKAKSKISALDEGDLRPDQVKLIAKRLGVTDQDVIDMNRRLGGDASLNAPIRDDGEAGEWQDWLVDTSPNQEAIMAEHEEFDHRRQALNGAIGVLNPRERRIFEARRLAEEPMTLEDLAAEFGVSRERVRQIEVRAFEKVQSAVKGTIAKQEAAALEAAH, encoded by the coding sequence ATGGCCCGTACAGCTACCCTGCCGGTTCTCAACGGAGAATCCGGCCTCTCCCGCTACCTCGCCGAGATCCGCAAATTTCCGATGCTGGAACCCCAGCAGGAATACATGTTCGCCAAGCGCTGGCGCGAGCATGACGATCGCGACGCGGCACACCACCTCGTCACCAGCCATCTCCGGCTCGTGGCCAAGATCGCCATGGGCTATCGCGGCTACGGCTTGCCGATCTCCGAGGTCGTCTCGGAAGGCAATGTCGGCCTGATGCAGGCGGTCAAGCGGTTCGAGCCCGAAAAGGGCTTTCGGCTTGCCACCTATGCCATGTGGTGGATCAAGGCCTCGATACAAGAGTACATCCTGCGTTCCTGGTCGCTCGTGAAAATGGGCACCACCGCGAACCAGAAGAAGCTGTTCTTCAACCTGCGCAAGGCGAAGAGCAAGATCTCCGCGCTGGACGAGGGTGATCTCCGCCCCGACCAGGTGAAGCTGATTGCCAAGCGCCTCGGCGTCACGGACCAGGACGTGATCGACATGAACCGCCGTCTCGGCGGCGATGCCTCGCTCAACGCGCCGATCCGCGACGACGGCGAAGCCGGCGAATGGCAGGACTGGCTGGTCGACACCTCGCCCAACCAGGAAGCCATCATGGCCGAGCACGAGGAGTTCGATCATCGCCGGCAGGCGCTGAACGGCGCCATCGGCGTGCTCAATCCGCGCGAACGCCGCATCTTCGAAGCGCGGCGTCTGGCGGAGGAGCCGATGACGCTGGAAGACCTCGCCGCCGAATTCGGCGTGTCGCGCGAACGCGTGCGGCAGATCGAGGTCCGCGCCTTCGAGAAGGTGCAGTCGGCCGTCAAGGGCACCATTGCCAAACAGGAAGCGGCCGCGCTGGAAGCCGCGCACTGA